One Gimesia aquarii DNA segment encodes these proteins:
- a CDS encoding polysaccharide pyruvyl transferase family protein — protein MNNQQQNLSRRSWLKQSINHSLGLAGGLCSGMLIQAQSFSQSTSKPVKTPTILLRSGWQTVNIGDIGHTPGILKLLELYAPEFQVILWPNSFDRGVEPMLKKRFPHLKIVKGRLQRDGKLNSESLRQAFQHADFFLHGSGPSVVSQRELAFWKKMTRKPYGIYGVTITKFNKELHSLLSEAAFIFTRETQSLKNLTAAKVTSSHQDFAPDATFAIDITDDQKATAFQKKNQLEKGKYLCAVPRLRFTPYHKIHKSIRWSKEKIQEVESVNQKYQEIDHAKLRSAIQEWVRLTGHKVVVCPEMTYQTAIIHPLVIDPLPPDVKSMVIAHDDYWLPDEASSLYRDAAAVVSMECHSPIIACAHGTPGLYIRQPTDTIKGQMWYDIGLKDWTFEIDEVNQQQIAKKVTNVYRNYEQSLGHLESVMQSIQDRQKNTMQVVKNAIGNSHSS, from the coding sequence ATGAACAATCAGCAGCAGAATCTCTCGCGTCGTAGTTGGTTAAAACAGTCTATCAATCACTCATTAGGTCTGGCAGGGGGACTTTGCAGTGGTATGCTCATACAAGCGCAATCGTTCTCACAATCGACATCGAAACCGGTTAAAACTCCGACTATTTTACTGAGATCTGGCTGGCAAACGGTGAATATTGGAGATATTGGTCATACTCCCGGAATCTTGAAATTACTCGAATTATACGCTCCCGAGTTTCAGGTCATTCTGTGGCCTAATAGTTTCGATCGGGGGGTCGAACCAATGTTAAAAAAACGGTTTCCCCACCTCAAAATCGTAAAAGGCCGCCTTCAACGCGATGGAAAACTGAACTCAGAGTCTCTCCGACAAGCATTTCAGCATGCAGATTTTTTTCTCCATGGTTCCGGCCCAAGCGTTGTTTCGCAAAGAGAATTAGCATTCTGGAAAAAAATGACGAGAAAACCCTATGGAATCTATGGGGTCACAATCACTAAATTTAACAAAGAGTTACACAGCCTCTTGTCAGAAGCTGCCTTTATCTTCACGCGCGAAACACAATCCCTTAAAAATCTAACTGCAGCCAAAGTAACATCTTCACATCAGGACTTTGCTCCCGATGCGACGTTTGCGATTGATATCACGGATGATCAAAAGGCAACCGCCTTTCAAAAGAAAAATCAGCTTGAAAAAGGAAAATATCTCTGTGCTGTCCCCCGACTCAGATTCACACCGTATCATAAAATTCATAAATCGATTCGTTGGTCAAAAGAAAAAATTCAAGAAGTAGAGAGTGTCAATCAAAAATACCAGGAAATCGATCATGCAAAGTTAAGGTCCGCAATCCAGGAATGGGTGCGTCTAACAGGCCATAAAGTAGTCGTTTGTCCTGAAATGACCTATCAAACTGCAATAATTCATCCACTGGTGATTGATCCGCTTCCGCCAGATGTCAAATCAATGGTCATTGCCCACGATGATTATTGGCTCCCAGACGAAGCAAGTTCACTTTATCGCGACGCAGCCGCTGTTGTGAGTATGGAATGTCACTCGCCTATTATCGCCTGTGCACATGGAACTCCCGGCTTATATATTAGACAGCCAACAGACACCATAAAGGGGCAAATGTGGTACGATATCGGGCTCAAAGATTGGACGTTTGAAATTGACGAAGTGAATCAACAGCAAATCGCCAAAAAGGTCACTAATGTCTATCGCAACTATGAGCAGTCGCTCGGACATCTGGAATCAGTGATGCAATCGATTCAAGACCGCCAGAAAAATACGATGCAAGTTGTGAAAAACGCTATCGGCAATAGTCATTCTTCCTGA
- a CDS encoding SDR family oxidoreductase: MDLKGKVAVITGAAVRIGRSMALTLAESGADICIHYGSSKQEAEQTCHEIQCIGRNAFAVSADLANSKNAATEIIDAVISEFGKVDILINSASVFENKTLLNSSEHDWDSHLNINLKAPYFLSQQFAKAIHSGQRGHIINLVDWRARRAGVGHLPYRISKAGLVTLTECLALELAPEIQVNAIAPGAILPPPDQDASYLEKRAEHIPLKRAGSPDDICHALLYLLESDFVTGEVLTVTGGEQL; this comes from the coding sequence TTGGATTTGAAAGGAAAAGTAGCTGTCATCACCGGTGCAGCAGTACGCATTGGACGTAGTATGGCTTTAACTCTCGCTGAATCTGGTGCTGATATTTGTATCCATTATGGATCTTCAAAACAGGAAGCAGAGCAAACATGCCATGAAATTCAGTGCATCGGAAGAAATGCGTTTGCGGTATCAGCAGATTTGGCTAATTCGAAGAACGCAGCCACTGAAATTATCGATGCGGTTATTAGCGAGTTTGGTAAGGTCGACATTCTCATTAATAGTGCTTCCGTTTTTGAAAATAAGACATTGCTAAATTCTTCTGAGCATGATTGGGACTCCCACCTCAATATTAATTTAAAGGCTCCCTATTTTTTGAGTCAGCAGTTCGCAAAAGCGATTCACTCGGGTCAAAGAGGGCACATTATCAATTTGGTTGACTGGAGAGCTCGAAGAGCAGGAGTCGGTCACTTACCATATCGAATTTCCAAGGCTGGGTTAGTGACGTTAACGGAATGTCTTGCACTTGAACTGGCTCCCGAAATCCAAGTGAATGCCATAGCTCCTGGTGCTATCCTCCCACCACCAGATCAGGATGCCTCTTATCTCGAAAAAAGGGCGGAACATATACCACTCAAACGCGCAGGTAGTCCCGACGATATTTGCCATGCCCTGCTCTATTTACTCGAATCTGATTTTGTAACAGGAGAAGTCTTAACGGTCACAGGTGGCGAACAACTCTAA
- a CDS encoding response regulator, which translates to MSLIPATHTTETLTKRFSDPVINSVVDVFKYFVGTTAELAKIVPVHEAPRFEKSSAIEVNGPGKGIVVINVPTELVSKAVSLLIDESLADDEHVLTDFVCELSNMIAGQAKKAVDHMGFLLGHPTVIETESINTLYPPEAGSQCGIFNTGIGPIIVHFGFVGQLGEIVDYDEEQVDKKRILIIDSDEMDRALFEGLLHERYTVESAASVEEAFMDAALNTPDLILLDIDSPDGNHAESVKYIKQSPLTSDVEVLVMTANRSTTSIIQSFNHGASDYILKSDFTKQILVGKIERAFGRTPVVKEEVASVN; encoded by the coding sequence ATGTCTTTAATTCCAGCTACTCATACGACCGAAACATTAACCAAACGGTTTTCCGATCCGGTGATTAACTCCGTAGTTGATGTTTTTAAATATTTTGTGGGCACGACTGCCGAATTAGCCAAAATAGTCCCTGTGCATGAAGCGCCACGCTTTGAAAAAAGCTCAGCCATTGAAGTTAATGGCCCTGGGAAAGGGATTGTGGTTATCAATGTTCCTACTGAATTAGTTTCAAAAGCAGTCTCCCTACTCATAGACGAATCTTTGGCTGATGATGAACACGTTTTAACCGACTTTGTCTGTGAATTGTCGAATATGATCGCAGGTCAGGCCAAAAAGGCAGTCGACCACATGGGTTTTCTATTAGGTCACCCAACAGTCATTGAAACAGAGTCCATAAACACCTTATATCCACCGGAAGCTGGTTCACAATGTGGTATTTTTAATACTGGTATTGGTCCCATTATTGTTCATTTTGGCTTTGTGGGACAGCTGGGTGAAATTGTCGATTATGATGAAGAGCAGGTCGATAAAAAGCGTATCCTGATTATTGATTCTGATGAGATGGATCGTGCACTTTTTGAGGGTCTGCTACACGAACGTTACACTGTCGAAAGTGCCGCTTCAGTTGAAGAAGCTTTTATGGACGCGGCTCTGAATACTCCCGACCTGATTCTGCTCGATATTGATTCACCTGATGGAAATCATGCAGAATCGGTAAAATATATTAAGCAGTCACCTTTAACTAGTGATGTTGAAGTCCTTGTTATGACGGCAAATCGTTCTACGACATCCATTATTCAGTCATTCAACCATGGAGCCAGTGATTACATCCTCAAATCGGACTTCACAAAACAGATTTTAGTTGGCAAAATAGAACGCGCATTCGGGAGAACACCGGTTGTGAAAGAAGAAGTGGCTTCTGTCAACTAG